A single window of Candidatus Polarisedimenticolia bacterium DNA harbors:
- a CDS encoding cupin domain-containing protein — protein MEITQSGARTTNQGQADYFTGSVSIQPLVQAAEPARVVVVNVTFEPGARTAWHTHPLGQTIIVTEGYGLAQSWGGEIQDIRPGDTVWFPPGEKHWHGASPGSAMTHVAIVEKLDGKTADWLEKVTDEQYRPR, from the coding sequence ATGGAAATCACGCAGAGCGGCGCGCGGACTACGAACCAGGGACAGGCCGATTACTTCACGGGCAGCGTAAGCATCCAGCCTCTCGTCCAGGCAGCGGAGCCGGCGCGCGTCGTCGTGGTCAATGTCACGTTCGAGCCGGGCGCCCGGACGGCATGGCACACGCATCCGTTGGGGCAGACCATCATCGTCACGGAGGGCTACGGGCTGGCGCAGAGCTGGGGGGGCGAGATCCAGGACATTCGCCCCGGGGACACGGTCTGGTTCCCGCCGGGCGAGAAGCACTGGCACGGCGCCTCACCCGGGTCCGCGATGACGCACGTCGCCATCGTCGAGAAGCTGGACGGCAAGACGGCCGACTGGCTGGAAAAAGTCACCGACGAGCAGTACCGGCCGCGCTGA
- a CDS encoding GAF domain-containing protein → MEEPNPPAGSRSPASPLVPLESVITTPELARRPARTPDYEAENVALASVMEMMATASGSRDADRILQKLADTALELCRAQSAGVSILEKENGREVFRWRAAAGVWKKYLGQCMPRHFSPCGTVLDRNIPLLMEYPERHYAYTDGAPPLAEVLLIPFYSDGKAAGTVWVIAHEPTRKFDAEDKRLMTRLSQFAAATYQLLIAQDLRVQLAAQRALEIRLEADLDRLRSAEAALRDAQDRLRAELADARLLQAISAELIVQDDVKALYEKLLDAAVTVMRSDFASLQRLDSEGGVPRLTLLAFRNFSPEAALFWKSVPAESGSPCGQALRAHTRIITADVEECEVGGKNLETMRQTGIRAVQSTPLLSRDGRLVGMISTQWRRPHWPTDRDLVLFDILARQAADLIERKEAEETLRELDRRKDAFLATLAHELRNPLAPVRNAIQIQRLSGPVTPQLQWTRDVIDRQIQQMSRLIDDLLDISRITHDKLDLRKEPVDLATVVQTAVESTRPFIEERGHELTVALPPGPIVVDADPTRLAQVLSNLLNNAGKYSGAEGRITLAVRHEEGGIVVSVRDQGIGIAPDMLPRVFDLFSQAEPSAERGRSGLGVGLTLVKRLVEMHGGSVAAFSKGLGEGAEFVVRMPVLSSTLPAPHENEETLAIAPGLRRILVVDDNEDSAASLGKMLGMLGYETHTVCDSRGGLDAAASFSPHVALLDLGMPEMDGYELARRIREQPWGKDPVLIAVTGWGQAEDKQRTTAAGFDHHLVKPVDPAALAKLLASLPARG, encoded by the coding sequence GTGGAAGAGCCCAATCCGCCGGCGGGATCAAGGTCGCCTGCATCTCCCCTCGTGCCGCTGGAATCGGTCATCACGACACCGGAGCTCGCACGCCGGCCGGCGCGGACCCCCGACTACGAAGCGGAAAACGTCGCCCTCGCCTCGGTGATGGAGATGATGGCGACCGCATCCGGGTCCCGCGATGCCGACCGCATCCTTCAGAAGCTCGCAGATACCGCCCTGGAGCTGTGCCGCGCCCAATCGGCGGGGGTCAGCATCCTCGAGAAGGAGAACGGACGGGAGGTCTTCCGCTGGCGCGCCGCCGCCGGCGTCTGGAAGAAGTACCTTGGCCAATGCATGCCGCGCCACTTCAGTCCGTGCGGCACCGTGCTGGACCGGAACATCCCGCTTCTCATGGAGTATCCGGAGCGGCACTATGCCTACACCGATGGCGCACCGCCGCTCGCCGAGGTCCTGCTGATCCCTTTCTACAGCGACGGCAAGGCCGCCGGCACGGTCTGGGTCATCGCCCACGAGCCGACGCGCAAATTCGACGCCGAAGACAAGCGCCTGATGACCCGGCTCTCCCAATTCGCCGCCGCGACGTACCAGCTCCTCATCGCCCAGGATCTGAGAGTCCAGCTGGCGGCCCAACGGGCGCTGGAAATCCGCCTCGAGGCCGACCTCGATCGCCTTCGGAGCGCCGAAGCCGCCCTGCGCGACGCTCAGGACCGGCTCCGTGCGGAGCTGGCCGATGCCCGGCTGCTCCAGGCCATCAGCGCGGAGCTGATCGTTCAAGACGACGTGAAGGCGCTGTACGAAAAGCTGCTCGACGCAGCGGTCACGGTCATGCGCTCCGATTTCGCGAGCCTGCAACGCCTCGATTCCGAAGGCGGCGTGCCGAGGCTCACGCTTCTCGCCTTCAGGAACTTCAGCCCGGAAGCGGCCCTGTTCTGGAAATCGGTTCCCGCCGAGTCGGGCAGCCCTTGCGGCCAGGCCCTGCGAGCGCACACCCGCATCATCACCGCTGACGTGGAGGAGTGTGAGGTGGGCGGCAAGAATCTGGAGACGATGCGACAGACAGGCATCCGCGCCGTGCAAAGCACGCCGCTGCTGTCGCGCGACGGCAGGCTGGTGGGGATGATCTCCACCCAATGGCGGCGGCCCCACTGGCCCACGGACCGCGACCTGGTCCTTTTCGACATCCTGGCGCGACAGGCGGCCGACCTGATCGAGCGCAAGGAGGCCGAGGAGACGCTGCGCGAGCTGGACCGTCGCAAAGACGCATTCCTCGCCACCCTGGCACACGAGCTGCGCAACCCCCTGGCGCCGGTCCGCAACGCCATCCAGATCCAGCGCCTGAGCGGGCCGGTGACCCCGCAGCTGCAATGGACCCGCGACGTGATCGACCGGCAGATCCAGCAGATGAGCCGTCTGATCGATGACCTGCTGGACATCAGCCGCATCACTCACGACAAGCTGGACCTGCGCAAGGAACCGGTCGATCTGGCGACGGTCGTGCAGACCGCCGTCGAAAGCACTCGCCCGTTCATCGAGGAGCGCGGCCACGAGCTGACCGTGGCGCTTCCGCCGGGGCCGATCGTGGTGGATGCCGACCCGACCCGGCTGGCGCAGGTGCTTTCGAACCTGCTGAACAACGCCGGCAAATACTCGGGAGCCGAGGGCCGCATCACCCTTGCCGTCCGGCACGAAGAAGGCGGAATCGTGGTGTCGGTGCGCGACCAGGGCATCGGTATCGCCCCGGATATGCTCCCCAGGGTCTTCGACCTGTTCAGCCAGGCCGAGCCATCGGCAGAACGCGGCCGCAGCGGGCTGGGGGTCGGACTGACGCTCGTGAAGCGGCTGGTGGAGATGCACGGCGGGTCCGTGGCTGCCTTCAGCAAGGGCCTCGGCGAAGGGGCCGAATTCGTGGTCCGCATGCCGGTCTTGAGCTCCACCCTGCCGGCGCCGCATGAAAATGAAGAGACGCTCGCGATCGCTCCGGGACTGCGCCGTATCCTGGTGGTGGACGACAACGAGGACAGCGCTGCCAGCCTGGGCAAGATGCTGGGCATGCTCGGCTATGAAACTCATACGGTATGTGACAGCCGTGGGGGGCTCGATGCCGCGGCCAGCTTCAGCCCGCACGTCGCCCTCCTGGACCTCGGCATGCCGGAGATGGACGGCTACGAGCTCGCCCGCCGCATCCGCGAGCAGCCATGGGGGAAGGACCCCGTGCTGATCGCAGTGACCGGCTGGGGGCAAGCGGAGGACAAGCAGCGCACGACCGCGGCCGGCTTCGATCACCACCTGGTCAAACCCGTCGACCCCGCTGCCTTGGCGAAATTGCTCGCCTCCCTGCCCGCACGCGGCTGA
- a CDS encoding cupin domain-containing protein gives MKARRHLISESILERVADLIKTLQLTPHPEGGYYREIWRARLGVEPADGRGGRSALTSIYFLLPAGAISRWHRVRSDEVWHHYEGAPLELLLVPPDELRLERFRLGPLLEGQDPVRTVPATWWQAARSLGAYTLVGCTVGPGFEFSDFELLGDQAQLADELCAALPEATAFL, from the coding sequence GTGAAGGCCAGGAGACATCTCATTTCGGAGTCCATCCTGGAACGCGTCGCGGACCTCATCAAGACCCTCCAGCTCACTCCCCATCCCGAGGGCGGCTATTACCGGGAGATTTGGCGAGCTCGCCTCGGCGTCGAGCCCGCTGATGGCCGGGGTGGCCGTTCGGCGTTGACCTCGATCTACTTTCTTCTCCCGGCCGGGGCGATCAGCCGCTGGCATCGTGTCCGCTCGGACGAGGTCTGGCATCACTACGAGGGAGCGCCGCTGGAGCTGCTGCTCGTTCCGCCCGATGAGCTTCGGCTGGAGCGGTTTCGGCTGGGCCCGCTGCTCGAAGGCCAGGACCCTGTCCGCACCGTCCCCGCGACCTGGTGGCAGGCAGCGCGGTCGCTGGGCGCCTACACGCTGGTCGGTTGCACCGTCGGTCCCGGCTTCGAGTTTTCCGACTTCGAGCTGCTGGGGGATCAAGCGCAGCTCGCCGACGAGCTCTGCGCGGCGCTGCCCGAGGCGACCGCGTTCCTGTAA
- a CDS encoding DUF2167 domain-containing protein, translated as MARHPLIRLGTLVFCLSFAARLRADGPKGLQATPEEFEAKLGYQTGTITLPGGMATIRLPESFRYLGAEGSRRLLTEGWGNPPAMADDVIGMLVPRGVSPVADEGWGIVITYEEDGYVNDDDAASINYDKMLKQLQDATVAANAERKKQGFEPLTMVGWAEPPSYDGATHKLYWAKELMFGENPNHTLNYNIRILGRRGVLVLNAVASMDQMEAIKGETQNVLAAVDFNEGHRYADYLPGKDKAAAYGIAGLILGATAAKAGFFKLLWVGILAFKKFALIGIAGLATMLRRVFTRRKSDANAQPTPNLPGP; from the coding sequence ATGGCAAGACATCCCCTGATTCGCTTGGGAACGCTGGTCTTCTGCCTTTCGTTCGCTGCCCGACTCCGGGCCGATGGACCGAAGGGGCTGCAGGCCACCCCGGAAGAGTTCGAGGCCAAGCTGGGCTACCAGACCGGCACCATTACGCTCCCAGGAGGCATGGCGACGATTCGGCTCCCGGAGTCCTTCCGTTATCTAGGCGCCGAGGGCAGTCGGCGCCTCTTGACCGAAGGGTGGGGCAATCCACCGGCCATGGCGGATGACGTGATCGGAATGCTCGTGCCTCGAGGAGTCAGTCCTGTGGCGGACGAGGGCTGGGGCATCGTAATCACCTACGAGGAAGACGGCTACGTCAACGACGATGACGCCGCCTCGATCAACTACGACAAGATGCTGAAGCAGCTGCAGGACGCCACCGTCGCGGCCAATGCCGAGCGCAAGAAGCAGGGGTTCGAGCCCTTGACCATGGTGGGGTGGGCCGAGCCACCTTCGTACGACGGCGCCACGCACAAGCTGTACTGGGCGAAGGAGCTGATGTTCGGTGAGAACCCGAACCATACGCTCAACTACAACATCCGGATTCTCGGCCGCCGCGGCGTTCTCGTGCTGAACGCGGTCGCGTCGATGGACCAGATGGAGGCCATCAAGGGAGAAACGCAGAACGTCCTGGCAGCGGTCGATTTTAATGAGGGACACCGATATGCCGACTACCTGCCCGGCAAGGACAAGGCGGCTGCCTATGGAATCGCCGGCCTGATCCTGGGAGCTACCGCGGCCAAGGCCGGCTTCTTCAAGCTGCTCTGGGTCGGGATCCTCGCCTTCAAGAAGTTCGCCCTCATCGGCATCGCCGGGCTCGCCACCATGCTCCGGCGTGTCTTCACCCGGCGAAAGAGCGACGCCAATGCTCAGCCCACGCCCAATCTGCCAGGGCCATGA
- a CDS encoding DUF1697 domain-containing protein: MPRYVAFLRGVTPMNLKMAKLKRCFEAAGFTEVRTVLASGNVVFGSRAKSDKVLVREIAAAMQKHLGRTFYTIVRPAGALRELLESDPYAAFRLPANAKRVVTFLGEPDKTKRSLPIEADGVRILATNGSEVFTVYVPGPKGPVFMTMLGKTFGENVTTRTWDTVRKCANA; this comes from the coding sequence ATGCCTCGCTACGTTGCATTCCTTCGGGGCGTGACCCCGATGAACCTCAAGATGGCGAAGCTGAAGCGCTGCTTCGAAGCGGCCGGCTTCACGGAGGTCAGGACGGTGCTGGCGAGCGGCAACGTCGTCTTCGGATCTCGTGCCAAATCGGACAAGGTACTCGTGAGAGAGATCGCGGCGGCGATGCAGAAGCACCTCGGCCGCACGTTCTACACGATCGTGCGCCCTGCTGGCGCTTTGCGCGAGCTGCTCGAGTCCGATCCCTACGCCGCCTTCCGGCTGCCGGCGAACGCCAAGCGGGTCGTCACCTTCCTGGGCGAGCCCGACAAGACGAAGCGCTCGCTGCCTATTGAAGCCGACGGGGTTCGAATTCTCGCCACGAACGGAAGCGAAGTCTTCACTGTCTATGTCCCCGGCCCCAAGGGGCCGGTGTTCATGACCATGCTCGGGAAGACCTTCGGCGAGAACGTGACCACACGCACCTGGGACACCGTGCGGAAGTGCGCCAACGCCTGA